The following proteins are encoded in a genomic region of Brachypodium distachyon strain Bd21 chromosome 1, Brachypodium_distachyon_v3.0, whole genome shotgun sequence:
- the LOC112268494 gene encoding uncharacterized protein LOC112268494 — protein sequence MAEPPSPTPSRPGLTSLATIGEDIPEKVRLSCFSCYAATGDAEAVAASIRAELAKPMEKQIFAFYDEAIRRLPVAAMPELKDCVLTGGHCIGLLDPVSNIILNALNLLCRRICSRKGKKKPSSSAPRKGAAAEEEEKASEGFRLMATALSSYYKGLDAFLETYFRYLSRAQASDYLSLAGADLCSGRTQFALEVAAAAARHPYPNDVALLATKTLLASPFQDPNPLAVVLQKGRLLTVDDVKGILGSLQRLHCPAVQVSFPRRPHPDLDQDFGLPCSQFSCVVGDI from the coding sequence ATGGCCgagccgccgtcgccgacgcccTCGAGGCCGGGTCTCACGTCTCTTGCGACAATCGGCGAGGACATCCCCGAAAAGGTGCGGCTCTCGTGCTTCAGCTGCTacgccgccaccggcgacgccgaggcggtggcggcgtccATCAGGGCCGAGTTAGCCAAGCCGATGGAGAAGCAAATATTCGCCTTCTACGACGAGGCGATCCGGCGGCTCCCCGTGGCGGCCATGCCGGAGCTCAAGGACTGCGTCCTCACCGGCGGCCACTGCATCGGCCTCCTCGACCCCGTCTCCAACATCATCCTCAACGCCCTCAacctcctctgccgccgcaTCTGCAGCAGAAAGGGCAAAAagaagccttcttcttctgcgcCACGCaaaggggcggcggcggaggaggaagagaaagcTTCAGAAGGCTTCAGGCTGATGGCCACAGCTTTGAGCTCCTACTACAAGGGCCTCGACGCCTTCCTGGAGACCTACTTCCGGTACCTATCCAGGGCGCAGGCCTCGGACTACCTCAGCCTGGCCGGCGCCGACCTCTGCTCCGGCAGGACCCAGTTCGCCCtcgaggtcgccgccgccgcagcacggCACCCTTATCCCAACGATGTGGCGCTGCTAGCCACCAAGACTCTTCTCGCCTCCCCCTTCCAGGATCCCAATCCTCTCGCCGTTGTTCTTCAGAAAGGGCGGCTCCTCACCGTAGACGATGTCAAAGGCATCCTCGGCTCACTGCAGCGGCTGCACTGCCCTGCCGTCCAAGTCTCCTTCCCCCGCCGCCCTCATCCTGATTTGGATCAAGATTTTGGACTGCCTTGTTCCCAGTTCTCCTGTGTCGTTGGTGATATCTAA